AACGCcctggcaattatagtagtagcgctcttttcaaCTAGCGCACTACTGCTACTGGGCTATTAGTAGCGCGGTCGACTGAAgcttgctactgctaattagtagtagcgtctATTTTTAAACAATGCTgctggtaaaattctgtgtataaggttttccctagtagtgtatggaccagaagacacctaatgggcgaaggctgcgcctggggggggctccgaggagagcacaacccaccagggcgcgccaggagacccaggagcgccctggtgggttgtgcccacctcgggtgccccccggaccgcctcttttctctataaataccccaatattccagaaaccctaggggagtcgacgaaaatcaattccagtcgccacagagtccagaaccaccagatcaaatccagacaccatcacggaggggttcaccacttccattggtgcctctccgatgatgcatgagtagttctttgtagaccttcggggccgtagttagtagctagatggcttcctctctctctctgaattctcaatacaacgCTATCTtgcagatccatatgatgtaactctttttgcggtgtgtttgttgggatcggatgaactttgagtttatgatcagatctatctttttatatccatgaaagttatttgagtttctttgaacttttatatgcatgatttattatagcctcgtatttcttctccgatatttgggttttgtttggccaacttgatatatttatcttgcaatgggaagaggtgctttgtagtgggttcgatcttacggtgcttgatcccagtgacagaaggggaaccgacacgtatgtatagttgctactaaggataaaactacatgtgttgtcatttcatgaacgggatcacatcattaggagaatgatgtgatggacatgacccattcgttagcttagcatattgatcgttcagttttattgctattgctttcttcatgtcaaatacatattccttcgactatgagattatgcaactcccggataacggaggaataccttgtgtgctatcaaacgtcacaacgtaactgggtgattataaagatgctctacaggtatctccgaaggtgtttgttgggttggcatagatcgagattgggatttgtcactccgagtattggagaggtatctctgggccctctcggtaatgcacatcataagaagccttgcaagaaaagtgattaatgagttagttacaagatgatgtattacggaacgagtaaagagacttgccggtaatgagattgaactaggtatgtggataccgacgatcgaatctcgggcaagtaacataccgaggacaaagggaataacgtatgttgtcataacggttcgaccgataaagatcttcgtagaatatttaggagccaatatgagcatccaagttctactattggttattgaccggagaggtgtctcgatcggtcatgtctacatagttatcgaacccgtagggtccgcacgcttaacgttcgatgacaatttagtattatgtgagttatgtgatttggtgaccgaatgttgttcggagtcccggatgagatcacggacatgacgaggagtctcgaaatggtcgagagataaagattgatatataggaccatggtattcagacaccggaagtgttccggagggtaccgggtacatatagggtcactggaaggggttctgggcaccccaggcaaagatatgggcttaatgagCCAAGGGAGgggcagaccagcccacaaggggctggtgcacccctccactaggggccagccctagggaaaggaaaagagggagggcaagtccctccttccttcccctcctcaagggagaaaggaaagggggttccacctcccccttccttcccctggcgCCTATACACAACACACTAAATGTGCATTCCGTCTGCACATGACTCATATTTTTGAAGATGATATACCAGGCCAGATTCAATGTTTCCCGTTAGTTATAAAAATGTGATTGCCTTTATTATGTGTGTTGTGTTGTGGGCTTGAAAATTCAAAAACACATGTTTTAATTGTACCTTGCCACATGATCCGACAAGTATTGTTTTTATGATTTTGTATTGGTTGTCATATCAGTCTAACTTGTAGAGACAAGAGGCCTCAAGACACTGTCGCCAAGAAACAAATGGGCTAACATTGATGGCCAGTGAATTGTTTCATCATAGGCAGGTTTTGGGTCTGGTGATCCTAGATATTGAAGCTGGTTGGGGAAGCTCCTGAGTGTGGCTCTTTCGAGTTATAGTGTTTTGAAGTGGTTTTGTGTTATGTTCCAGTGTGTTTTTTCTAGTCAGGGACAGAGCTCCCATGTAAgcattggggtcaattgaccccaatgaAATTAGGTAATCATTCATTAGTTTAGTACTAATAATTGTCCATTAATTGAAGATGACCCCACTGTCATAGACATGACCCGTTCAAACTTTCTTTCTAGCTTCATCTCTGTTTCTAGTGACCCGATAGTAAGGGGTTTATGTGCTGGGAGTAGCATCTACAAGTTGCCTTTGCATCTTAGTTATCGTAGTAGATGTGCTACCTTAACAAATGTGGTAGCACAACTAGTTTTGGCTGTGATCAACTTGTGTGGCTCATTTCGAACGGTATATTATCAACTTCATTTCTATGAAATTGGGAGCCTGGAGCCCCTTGAATCAAAATTTCTTTTCTTAAATGCACCCATACATACATAAAAAAACTCAATAACATCCAgaaaatccatctctgcacccGAGCTTATCTGCACCCGCgctgacgaaaaaaatcaaaacaaatactagaaaaattcaaaatattccaattttttgtgtggtagaaaatttgatgcgtgaggtccacTCCAATTTTCAAACCATTTAGATATCTGaggagctctcagcaaaaaagacaaattgggggtctgtaaaaatgtttactgttcatgtactgttgtggcctgatttgtcttttttgctgagagctacttagatgttcaaatgacttgaaatttgtagcgggcctcacgcatcaaattgtctgaACTTTTTGATTTCGTTTTGAAATTTTTACATTTTTTTCTAACCGGGTGCAAATGAGCCTGAGCACCAAAACGCCCTACTCACACGTGCAATTTGTTTTCTCTTACTCCCTTCCCTATTGTCGATACTCACCTCCTAAGTCTATTGCTTCCCCGTCTCGACCACCCATCTTTGCGGGACCACACTACTCCCATTTGTGTCGCCGCTTTCATTCACCACTTCCTTTTTTTTCTTACACCTCATGCCCTCATCACCTCAACATGTCGACATCTCGGCCACCCCTCGTTATCAGTCGAGAGTCCCCAACATCGCCATTGGGCGTCGATTTGATTAAGGTGGTAACTTTTTCGTCAACATATCAACTCGAAGCAGAATTAATGAAAGTCCGTTGCGTATAAATGAATATTACATGTGGTGCATTTTCTTTTTGTGGCACTGTTTAAGAAGAATTCATTGTGGCACTTTTTTCGTTTGTAGTAAAGCACCATTGCATTTCCACTCACAAGGCCAGGCCACGTTTAATAAGCGCTTTATTAAAAAAAAAACAGGCGTGCCAATATTCAAATAGAAATCTCCATTTCCGGCAAGGTGCGCTAGGGACAAAAATGCCGCGAGCCCCAAATCCCCGACGCCGATGCCATAGCCCCTGATCtatgtcgccgccgccgctccggcgaccGCCCCGCCGCGTCACCCGTGTCGTCCGCCGCCCGTCTCCCCTTGCCCCCGACCGGAGATGGGCTACCCGAGGCGCCGCGCCCACCCGCGCCGCGGCGCCCTGctgccggcgatggcggcgctccTCCTGCTCTTCCTCGCCGTCTCGCTCCTCTCCATCGCCATCTCCGCGCCGCCGCTCGCGGACCGCCACCCCGGCATCTCCCGCCGATCCCTCCGACACCCTCCGGTACGGACGCCAGCTCCGGCTCTTCCCCCCAATCCCTCGCCCCTTCGCGCAGTTCGATTCGATGTCTTGTTTTGCTCTCTGTGCGCGAGTGCGCACCCGAACAGCTCGGCTGCGGAAAACGCAGGGCTAAGAGGGCGGGCGGCGACGTCTCCGGCAATGCGAGGATTTAATCGTGATTCATTTATCGGATGGATTGTTTGATAGATATGGAATATGGATTGATGATTGTAACCTGGTCTAGTCCTACCATAGCTGGTTTGATCCGTGGAGGGTTTAGTCTTGAATGCACCGGCTCCTTCGGTCACTCTTCTTCGAATTCTCATTGTGTTAATATGTTTTAAACTGGATATaactgattgattgattgatgaaAGCAGCAGGCGGTGTTTAACCTCAGTATATAACTGATTGATTAATTGGTTGTTGTCGTGTTACCCAAATGTAGACAAGTCGATGGACTACGAGAGATCTGTGGGGTTCGGAGCTCGCTAGCAACTTCTATGGTTGCAGTCACTCTAGCAGAAAATTTCTCGGTGAGCCCTTGTGTACATGGTGTGGATGATGAATATCTCTCTGTGTGTGTATCAGTGCTTGTAGAGTGCTACATTTTGGGAATAGTTTTGAGGTGTCATCTTTGTATTACGACAACTTTACTAATTCCCTCCTAAAGCCTTTTTAAAATCCTGCAGATTCCAGTGTTGTCACGCAACCAGATCGATATTTGCTTATTGTTACAAGTGGAGGTCTGAATCAGCAGAGAACAGGGGTGAGGTGCACCTGTCCCGACCTCCCTCCCTTGTATGAATATGCTCTCATGCGCGTGAATGGATATGATTAAAAAGCACTAACCCCATCTTCACTGATTGTCTAAGATATTTCATCAGGGTCTCCTTCAAATATTTGCAGTATCTAAATTTGTTTTTGTGCCCTTCTGAGTGTTATTTGTCCAAGAAAATATCAAAATACCATTCTTCTGATACAATGCCGTAATACATTTGAGAAGTTTCTGTTGGGCTAGAACTACACTTTTTTTTGGACCGGACTAGACCTACACATTAGAAGCATGTGGTATTTATTTagcagttttttttttgaaacaatggGCTCTCCTGTCCATTTCCATTAAAGAAATCACCAACGTAGTTCATTCATTCAACAAAAAAAACGAAGAGCAGATCTATTTGCCAGTATGCTATGTGACACCAGCTTCCTTTGTTTCTTGAGCCTTATTTCTTTTCCTTGTGGCTATAGAGTTGATAGTTTCCATCCTCATTCATGAGTTACACAGAATAAGAATTTACCGCAGCACTCATGCTTTGTACATTACTTGCAACTCTAAAGTGTGCGTGTTTTTTTCTGTCTTGTACCTTTGGACTGTGTGTATCAGTCAAGTCATGGCATTTGCTTATTTTCAGATAGTTGATGCTGTAGTTGCTGCGCGCATTTTAAACGCTACACTGGTTGTTCCCAAATTGGAccaaacatctttctggaaagATTCAAGGTATGCAATTCGTGAGTGCTCCCAAATTTGAACTCATGGTCTTCTATGACTGTTCGATTGTTTAAGGTGAACCAATTGCACTTGTTCTATAATTAATGCAATATCTGCTGCAGCAATTTTTCCGAAATCTTTGATATCGACTGGTTCATTTCATTTCTTGCGAAGGATGTCAAAATTATCAAAGAACCTCCACAAAAAGGAGGTAAAGCTGTGCGACCTTATAAAATGCGTATACCCCGAAAGTGTACTCCACAATGTTACTTGAAGCGTGTCTTGCCTGCACTTCTGAAGAAACATGTAAGTTGTTGGCCTTTTGGCTTACTAGGAACCCTCATTTTAGAAAGAGGTAGGAGCCCTCATCACTCTGCTTTATATGTTCTATACGAAATTCTCCTGATTTCTTGTCATCCACAACATGTCAACATATTAAACTCCGTTAAAAGACGTCCCACTTATTTGCTAGTGCCTTCCTGGCCTGGCGGGGAGTATTGGCTTGTGCAACTATCGGAATATCCAGCACCAAGATTATGATGGAGCACCGCTTCAGGGTTCGGGGTGAAAACTCTAGTCCTGGCCTTTATTGATCGGCTCAGCAGCGATGAACTTGcttcgttaccttgttgaaggcggTGTCTCCTTGCTGTTGCGCTGGCCTTCATTAGCTGTTCTCAGCTATCAGGATGAAAATCCTTGTCCATGCCATTCCGGCCAGACATGGCGATGAGGACATGAGGGTGTTtattccttcttggaggcgttgctGTGGAAGAAGTTGACTTTGGTCATAGGTGTTAATTTCATGCCTTGTAATGGTTCGGCCGTGGTTGCCTATGTTGTGCACTCTGTTTGTTGATTTTTTTGGCATTGTTGCCTTGCGTTGACTATAATAACAAATGGCCGTGTGCATCATAATGATGCAGAGGTTGGGGGTTtcaacctccttttcaaaaaaaaagttaagCATTTATGGACGTTCGTTAGATTAACTGGCCAGTTATTTTACCTGATACTCTGACAGTTGATTTTTTTTCTAGTAACTTAGACAACCTTTACCGAATTTACCTATGTAGGGGTGTTTTCCATTTATGCTGGCATTCTATTCATTCTGTAACTTCTTGGTACATTGTGTTGCTTTCTATGCCTGTCTGTAGTTTGATTTCTCTTTTAGCTCATTTTGTGGATCAGGTTAATTTTGATAGATTTCAGTAAATGAAAAATCCGCACTAACATAGCTTATTTACTATGTATCTCGTGTTGCAGGCTCTTCGACTGACTAAATATGACTATAGGCTCTCAAATAAGTTGGACACTGACCTACAAAAACTGCGCTGCAGAGTAAATTACCATGCTTTGAGATTTACTGATCCAATACAAGAGTTGGGTAAAAGGCTAATACAGCGAATGCGAGAGAAGAGCAGATATTTTATTGCTCTTCATCTGAGGTACAGCTAGTTGAAGCTGTCCTTGATCTACACATTTCCTTTGGTCATAATTTTATCTATCTAAGTTCACTCCTTTATGGCAGATTTGAAAGTGACATGCTTGCCTTTTCTGGGTGTTACTATGGTGGTGGAGAAAAGGAGAGAAGAGATCTAGGTGCCATTCGCAAGCGATGGAAAACCTTGCATGTATGAACAGTTTCATGTCTCAGTTACTTAGATAGTGAGCTAAAGCTACCTATTGCTAACCTGTTGTGTTCTTAAATTTCAGACAAGTAACCCAGAGAAAGGAAGAAGGCAAGGTAGATGCCCACTAACTCCGGAGGAGGTAGGGCTGCTGTTGAGGGCATTAGGCTATGGAAGCGATGTCCATATCTATGCTGCTTCTGGTGAGATATATGGAGGGGAAGAAACTTTGGCACCCCTCAAAGCGCTCTTCCCAAATTACCATACAAAAGAATCATTGTCAAGAAAAGATGAGTTGACTCCATTCTTGGCACACTCATCCCGCATGGCTGCAATTGATTTCATTGTCTGTGATGGAAGTGATGCTTTTGTGACTAACAATAATGGCAACATGGCCAAAATACTTGCTGGGCGGAGGTGATGCTTCTGTTCTTTCTGTTGTATATCTCTGTTGGCCATTTGTATTTTTTGTTCATCTTAGGGCGTGTTCGGGACCCTCCAGCTTTGTCTGTGATGGAAGCTGGCTGTTGGCAGGCGGCGGCGGAGTTGAGGATTTTGTGGCTGGGGAGGGCTCCCGAACACGCCCTTAGTACATTTCTGAATTCTGACCGTGTGATGCTGCTCCTCGCAGGAGATATTTTGGCCACAGGAGAACAATCCGGCCAAATGCCAAACAGCTCTACCACTTATTTACAAACAGGGGAAATATGTCATGGGACAAATTCTCGTCGCAGGTGCGAAAAGTCCAGAAAGGATTTATAGGAGATCCCATGGAAGTCAAGCCAGGAAGAGGCGAATTCCATGCCTACCCTGCTGCGTGTATATGCGAAAAGACGGACGAAAATAAATCGAACCCCGGTAGTAATCAGGAAATTGTTAACCGCACGGGAATAAGGAAGGCCATCGGCGAACCAGCATATCCTGTCTACACCGATGAAGAGGCGGATGGATCTGACACTGAAGACGATCCCACAGGGACAGGAGAAGAAGTGGTGATTACTGAAGACGATCCTGCCGCTGGAGAAGAGATGGTCACTGAAGACGACCCCACTGTGACAGAAGAGGTAATTGATACCGAAGCTGAGGCCGACGATGGTTCTTCGGTCAGACAGGAGGGTTCCGAGCTGGAGGAGATCCTTTCGGATTAGCCGAGTTGCTATCCAGCTTGGAGGAATTAGTCAAGTTATTTGCATACAATACAAGTGTTGTATGTGGTAGAAACTGATGCGCATTGACCCCTCCAGAGTCCAGAGTAGAGCTGGTCGGCTGCCTCTGGTGTACATATAGATCTTGTGGTGGACTGAAGCTGTAcatcctctcccctcccctcctggCCCAACAAGGGTGGCCTCAATTTGGCCTCTCCAGTAGTAGTTCTATTTAGAGTTCCTAACATTTGCGCCGTTGTTTGTAGCTCGTCGGAATGTGTTCGTTCTGCTTTCGAATTTCTGTCCTCTTCTCCTGGCCAAGCTTTCGTACATGTGCCATCTTcaatctcttgtgttgttcctctaAAAAGAAAAAATCTCATGTGTTGTTACCGTAAATATTATGAACTGATACTGTGATACAGTGCTGAATTGTTCTTTGCACTATACTTTGTCATGTTTTGCTAAGGTGTGCATGTTCGCTCTGTAAGATTTGAGTAAACATTCATTCGTGCATTTCTACTACTGTAGCG
This window of the Triticum aestivum cultivar Chinese Spring chromosome 5D, IWGSC CS RefSeq v2.1, whole genome shotgun sequence genome carries:
- the LOC123122504 gene encoding O-fucosyltransferase 6 isoform X1; translation: MGYPRRRAHPRRGALLPAMAALLLLFLAVSLLSIAISAPPLADRHPGISRRSLRHPPTSRWTTRDLWGSELASNFYGCSHSSRKFLAFLKSCRFQCCHATRSIFAYCYKWRSESAENRGEIVDAVVAARILNATLVVPKLDQTSFWKDSSNFSEIFDIDWFISFLAKDVKIIKEPPQKGGKAVRPYKMRIPRKCTPQCYLKRVLPALLKKHALRLTKYDYRLSNKLDTDLQKLRCRVNYHALRFTDPIQELGKRLIQRMREKSRYFIALHLRFESDMLAFSGCYYGGGEKERRDLGAIRKRWKTLHTSNPEKGRRQGRCPLTPEEVGLLLRALGYGSDVHIYAASGEIYGGEETLAPLKALFPNYHTKESLSRKDELTPFLAHSSRMAAIDFIVCDGSDAFVTNNNGNMAKILAGRRRYFGHRRTIRPNAKQLYHLFTNRGNMSWDKFSSQVRKVQKGFIGDPMEVKPGRGEFHAYPAACICEKTDENKSNPGSNQEIVNRTGIRKAIGEPAYPVYTDEEADGSDTEDDPTGTGEEVVITEDDPAAGEEMVTEDDPTVTEEVIDTEAEADDGSSVRQEGSELEEILSD
- the LOC123122504 gene encoding O-fucosyltransferase 6 isoform X2, whose product is MGYPRRRAHPRRGALLPAMAALLLLFLAVSLLSIAISAPPLADRHPGISRRSLRHPPTSRWTTRDLWGSELASNFYGCSHSSRKFLDSSVVTQPDRYLLIVTSGGLNQQRTGIVDAVVAARILNATLVVPKLDQTSFWKDSSNFSEIFDIDWFISFLAKDVKIIKEPPQKGGKAVRPYKMRIPRKCTPQCYLKRVLPALLKKHALRLTKYDYRLSNKLDTDLQKLRCRVNYHALRFTDPIQELGKRLIQRMREKSRYFIALHLRFESDMLAFSGCYYGGGEKERRDLGAIRKRWKTLHTSNPEKGRRQGRCPLTPEEVGLLLRALGYGSDVHIYAASGEIYGGEETLAPLKALFPNYHTKESLSRKDELTPFLAHSSRMAAIDFIVCDGSDAFVTNNNGNMAKILAGRRRYFGHRRTIRPNAKQLYHLFTNRGNMSWDKFSSQVRKVQKGFIGDPMEVKPGRGEFHAYPAACICEKTDENKSNPGSNQEIVNRTGIRKAIGEPAYPVYTDEEADGSDTEDDPTGTGEEVVITEDDPAAGEEMVTEDDPTVTEEVIDTEAEADDGSSVRQEGSELEEILSD